One Streptomyces sp. P9-A2 DNA window includes the following coding sequences:
- a CDS encoding thiamine ABC transporter substrate-binding protein: MSTTEQGTRKAAGKVTRQVTVLAVGLGLITLSACGSSGGDDAGPGSTSGGPKTVTLVSHNSWAASEDVIAAFEKQSGYQVKVLEDGDTGSAVNKAILTKDNPQGDVFFGVDNTLLSRALDNGLFQPYEVKDADRILPEVRADGGKHRVTPVDTGDICVNYDKAWFSERKLTPPETLDDLVEPEYKNLLVTENASTSSPGLGFLLGTAARYGDEGWQDYWKKLKANGVKVVDGWEQAYNEEFSGSAGGRKAKADRPLVVSYASSPPAEVIYADPRPKTAPTGVAEGTCFRQVEYAGLLSNAKNPEGGKALLDFLVSKEFQEDMPLNMFVHPVREDAQVPEEFARFGPRAKDPQTMDPAKIAEHRDQWVKSWTSLVLK; encoded by the coding sequence GTGAGCACCACCGAGCAGGGCACCCGCAAGGCCGCGGGGAAGGTCACGCGTCAGGTCACGGTCTTGGCCGTCGGGCTGGGCCTGATCACGCTGTCCGCCTGCGGTTCGTCCGGCGGCGACGACGCGGGACCGGGCTCCACGTCCGGCGGGCCGAAGACCGTGACGCTGGTCAGCCATAACTCGTGGGCCGCTTCCGAGGACGTCATCGCCGCCTTCGAGAAGCAGTCCGGCTACCAGGTCAAGGTCCTGGAGGACGGCGACACCGGGTCCGCGGTGAACAAGGCGATCCTGACCAAGGACAACCCGCAGGGCGACGTCTTCTTCGGCGTCGACAACACCCTGCTCTCCCGCGCCCTCGACAACGGTTTGTTCCAGCCGTACGAGGTGAAGGACGCCGACAGGATCCTGCCGGAGGTCCGCGCCGACGGGGGCAAGCACCGGGTCACGCCCGTCGACACCGGCGACATCTGCGTCAACTACGACAAGGCGTGGTTCAGCGAGCGGAAGCTGACCCCGCCCGAGACCCTCGACGACCTGGTAGAGCCCGAGTACAAGAACCTCCTCGTCACCGAGAACGCCTCCACCTCCTCGCCCGGCCTCGGCTTCCTGCTCGGCACCGCCGCCCGGTACGGGGACGAGGGCTGGCAGGACTACTGGAAGAAGCTCAAGGCCAACGGCGTCAAGGTGGTCGACGGCTGGGAGCAGGCCTACAACGAGGAGTTCTCCGGATCGGCCGGTGGCAGGAAGGCCAAGGCGGACCGGCCGCTGGTGGTGTCCTACGCCTCCTCGCCGCCCGCCGAGGTCATCTACGCCGACCCCAGGCCGAAGACCGCGCCCACCGGCGTGGCCGAGGGGACCTGCTTCCGCCAGGTCGAGTACGCGGGGCTGCTGAGCAACGCGAAGAACCCCGAGGGCGGCAAGGCGCTGCTGGACTTCCTGGTCTCCAAGGAGTTCCAGGAGGACATGCCGCTCAACATGTTCGTCCACCCGGTGCGCGAGGACGCCCAGGTGCCCGAGGAGTTCGCCCGGTTCGGGCCGCGGGCGAAGGATCCCCAGACGATGGATCCGGCGAAGATCGCCGAGCACCGTGACCAGTGGGTCAAGTCGTGGACCTCACTCGTACTGAAGTAG
- a CDS encoding ABC transporter permease, whose product MDLTRTEVGHRAAARRAAARWRGNAVRLGLMVVPVAFFAVFFAHPIAAIVARGLRTDGVWQFGRIGEALAQSDVRQVLWFTTWQALVSTALTLLIALPGAYVLARFDFPGRQVLRAVVTVPFVLPTVVVGSAFMALVGRGGLLDELWGLRLDTTVWAILLAHVFFNYAVVVRTVGGLWGQLDPRQEEAARMLGASRFAAWRSVTLPALAPAVAAAALMVFLFTFTSFGVVQILGGPTFSTLEVEIYRQTAEIFDLSTAAVLTMIQFAAVGTILALHAWTVRRRETALRLVDTSVTARRPRGAGQWALLGGVVATVAVLLLLPLAVLVQRSFAGAGLGYYRRLTEDDGGVFLVAPIEAVGNSLQYAVVATAIAVVIGSLASVALTRRDAGRLVRGFDALLMLPLGVSAVTVGFGFLIALDEPPLDLRASWILVPLAQALVGVPFVVRTMLPVLRAVDARLREAAAVLGASPWRAWREVDLPMVRRALLVAAGFAFAVSLGEFGATVFIARPENPTLPVAVARLLGRPGELNYGQAMALSTILMIVCAVALLVLERLRTDRTGEF is encoded by the coding sequence GTGGACCTCACTCGTACTGAAGTAGGCCACCGGGCCGCGGCGCGCCGCGCCGCGGCCCGGTGGCGAGGGAACGCGGTGCGGCTCGGCCTGATGGTCGTGCCCGTCGCGTTCTTCGCCGTCTTCTTCGCCCACCCGATCGCCGCGATCGTCGCCCGCGGGCTGAGGACCGACGGCGTCTGGCAGTTCGGCCGGATCGGGGAGGCGCTGGCGCAGTCCGACGTCCGCCAGGTGCTCTGGTTCACCACCTGGCAGGCACTCGTCTCCACCGCCCTGACCCTGCTGATCGCCCTGCCCGGCGCGTATGTCCTCGCCCGCTTCGACTTCCCCGGCAGACAGGTGCTGCGGGCGGTGGTCACCGTTCCGTTCGTGCTCCCGACCGTCGTCGTCGGATCGGCGTTCATGGCGCTCGTCGGGCGCGGCGGGCTCCTCGACGAGCTGTGGGGGCTGCGCCTGGACACCACCGTGTGGGCGATCCTGCTCGCCCACGTCTTCTTCAACTACGCCGTCGTCGTACGGACCGTGGGCGGACTGTGGGGCCAGCTCGACCCGCGGCAGGAGGAGGCCGCGCGGATGCTGGGCGCCTCCCGGTTCGCGGCCTGGCGGAGCGTCACCCTGCCGGCCCTCGCGCCCGCCGTGGCCGCCGCCGCGCTGATGGTGTTCCTCTTCACCTTCACCTCCTTCGGGGTGGTGCAGATCCTCGGCGGACCCACCTTCTCCACCCTGGAGGTGGAGATCTACCGGCAGACCGCCGAGATCTTCGACCTGTCCACGGCTGCCGTCCTGACGATGATCCAGTTCGCCGCCGTGGGCACGATCCTCGCCCTGCACGCCTGGACCGTGCGCCGCCGGGAGACCGCGCTGCGCCTGGTGGACACCTCGGTGACCGCGCGCAGGCCGCGCGGGGCCGGGCAGTGGGCGCTGCTGGGCGGGGTGGTCGCCACCGTCGCCGTGCTGCTCCTGCTGCCCCTCGCGGTGCTGGTGCAGCGGTCGTTCGCCGGTGCCGGCCTCGGCTACTACCGGCGGCTCACCGAGGACGACGGCGGGGTGTTCCTGGTCGCACCGATCGAGGCGGTGGGCAACTCCCTGCAGTACGCCGTCGTCGCCACCGCCATCGCCGTGGTGATCGGCTCACTCGCCTCCGTCGCCCTCACCCGGCGGGACGCGGGACGGCTGGTGCGCGGTTTCGACGCGCTGCTGATGCTGCCGCTCGGGGTGTCAGCGGTGACCGTCGGCTTCGGGTTCCTGATCGCCCTCGACGAGCCTCCGCTGGACCTGAGGGCGTCCTGGATCCTGGTGCCGCTCGCGCAGGCCCTGGTCGGTGTCCCCTTCGTCGTACGGACCATGCTGCCGGTGCTGCGCGCCGTGGACGCCCGGCTGCGGGAGGCCGCGGCGGTGCTCGGGGCGTCGCCGTGGCGGGCCTGGCGGGAGGTCGACCTGCCGATGGTGCGGCGGGCGCTGCTGGTCGCGGCCGGGTTCGCGTTCGCGGTGTCGCTGGGGGAGTTCGGGGCGACCGTGTTCATCGCGCGGCCGGAGAACCCGACGCTGCCGGTGGCCGTGGCCCGGCTGCTGGGGCGGCCCGGCGAGCTCAACTACGGCCAGGCGATGGCTCTTTCAACGATTCTGATGATCGTGTGCGCGGTGGCCCTGCTGGTGCTGGAGCGGCTGCGGACCGACCGGACCGGGGAGTTCTGA
- a CDS encoding ABC transporter ATP-binding protein, with translation MLLSLRGATVRFGGRAVLDTVGLDVAEHEIVCVLGPSGSGKSTLLRAVAGLQPLDAGHVVLDGRDQAGVPAHRRGVGLMFQDHQLFPQRDVGGNVAFGLRMRGASRTGQADRVRELLELVGMPGAKGRAVAALSGGEQQRVALARALAPSPRLLMLDEPLGQLDRSLRERLVVELRELFGRLGTTVLAVTHDQGEAFALADRVVVMRDGRIAQSGTPLEVWQRPADAFVARFLGFENVTEATITADVAVTPWGKIPVPADAPQGTRTLLVRPAGVRLLPDGADLRCTVTARTFRGTHVAVRLQPADGDGPLLEAACALRAAPEVGDEVGVEFDPAEIVVLG, from the coding sequence ATGCTGCTCAGCCTGCGCGGCGCGACCGTCCGCTTCGGCGGCCGGGCGGTGCTGGACACCGTCGGTCTGGACGTCGCCGAGCACGAGATCGTGTGCGTGCTCGGGCCCAGTGGCAGCGGCAAGTCGACGCTGCTGCGCGCGGTGGCCGGGCTGCAGCCCCTCGACGCCGGGCACGTCGTGCTCGACGGTCGTGACCAGGCGGGCGTGCCCGCACACCGGCGCGGGGTCGGGCTGATGTTCCAGGACCACCAGCTGTTCCCGCAGCGGGACGTGGGCGGCAACGTGGCCTTCGGACTGCGGATGCGCGGGGCGTCCCGCACCGGCCAGGCCGACCGTGTGAGGGAGTTGCTGGAACTCGTCGGGATGCCCGGGGCAAAAGGGCGGGCCGTGGCCGCGCTGTCCGGCGGGGAGCAGCAACGCGTCGCGCTGGCCCGTGCGCTGGCGCCCAGCCCTCGGCTGCTGATGCTCGACGAGCCGCTCGGCCAGCTCGACCGCTCGCTGCGGGAGCGGCTCGTCGTCGAGCTGCGGGAGTTGTTCGGCCGGCTGGGCACCACCGTGCTCGCCGTGACGCACGACCAGGGTGAGGCGTTCGCGCTGGCCGACCGGGTCGTGGTGATGCGGGACGGGCGGATCGCCCAGTCCGGTACGCCACTCGAGGTGTGGCAGCGCCCGGCCGACGCGTTCGTGGCCCGCTTCCTCGGCTTCGAGAACGTGACCGAGGCGACGATCACCGCGGACGTCGCGGTGACGCCCTGGGGCAAGATCCCGGTACCGGCGGACGCCCCGCAGGGCACGCGCACCCTGCTGGTCCGGCCGGCCGGCGTCCGCCTGCTCCCGGACGGGGCGGACCTGCGCTGCACCGTCACCGCGCGCACCTTCCGCGGCACCCATGTCGCCGTCCGTCTCCAGCCGGCGGACGGTGACGGGCCCCTCCTGGAGGCCGCCTGCGCCCTCCGGGCGGCACCGGAGGTCGGAGACGAGGTCGGAGTGGAGTTCGACCCGGCCGAAATCGTCGTGCTCGGGTAA